A portion of the Edaphobacter lichenicola genome contains these proteins:
- the cysN gene encoding sulfate adenylyltransferase subunit CysN, whose translation MQTSETTFELEPAVFSLSGFLAEEQSRDLLRFSTAGSVDDGKSTLIGRLLYDTQSVYEDQVRSIEGKGTTGAGVLDLALLTDGLRAEREQGITIDVAYRYFSTSKRKFIIADTPGHEQYTRNMATGASTASLAIVLVDARKGVLIQSRRHACITALLGVRHIVVAVNKMDLVDYDEQVFDAIRQDFTAFFEQLEDLRPPHLYFIPVSALEGDNVVRRTATMDWYKGPSLLELLESVPAVDDSGSDPFRFAVQRVLRPNQDFRGFSGQIAAGTIRPGDSVMVLPSRRTSSVRSIVTFDGDLQKAIAPQSVTLTLTDELDVSRGDLIVSLESPAIITERFVASLVWMDEQPLDLARRYLLKHTSKTVQAQVTSVLHRLDVATLQRQPVAALSLNGIGLVEIATVQPLAVDLYSINRTTGSFALIDQVTNATVAAGMIRDTVDDAGADSKHPVSAVERAARWGHSGALIRLGGPKSFVEAVERALFLRGAFVVRPTHESHDVLTALASVGALVIQHSESETNTVTLNQNQAIGAANVDEVLHILEDHNVLKGEIKR comes from the coding sequence ATGCAGACCTCAGAGACTACCTTCGAGTTGGAACCGGCGGTCTTTTCTCTCTCTGGATTTCTCGCAGAAGAGCAGAGCCGCGATCTGCTTCGATTCTCGACTGCTGGTTCTGTTGATGATGGTAAGTCCACGTTGATCGGCCGTTTACTGTACGACACGCAGAGTGTCTATGAGGATCAGGTTCGTTCTATCGAAGGTAAGGGAACAACTGGCGCAGGCGTGCTTGATCTCGCATTGCTTACCGATGGCCTACGGGCCGAACGCGAGCAGGGAATTACCATCGATGTCGCATACCGGTACTTTTCAACCAGCAAGCGCAAGTTCATCATCGCCGATACTCCGGGCCACGAGCAGTACACCCGCAATATGGCGACTGGAGCTAGTACAGCGTCGCTTGCCATCGTGCTGGTGGATGCACGTAAGGGTGTCCTTATACAGTCCCGACGCCATGCCTGCATCACGGCACTACTCGGTGTCCGCCACATCGTTGTGGCAGTCAACAAGATGGACCTGGTCGACTATGACGAGCAGGTCTTCGACGCGATTCGCCAAGACTTTACTGCTTTTTTTGAACAGCTTGAAGATCTTCGTCCACCTCATCTGTACTTCATCCCTGTTAGTGCTCTCGAAGGTGACAATGTTGTTCGCCGTACAGCTACGATGGATTGGTATAAGGGACCTTCTCTGCTTGAATTGCTGGAGTCTGTGCCAGCGGTGGACGATAGTGGGTCTGATCCTTTCCGTTTTGCGGTGCAACGAGTTCTTCGCCCTAACCAGGACTTTCGAGGATTTTCCGGACAGATCGCCGCTGGCACAATTCGACCAGGCGACTCGGTTATGGTTCTTCCTTCAAGGCGAACCAGCAGTGTTCGGAGCATCGTCACCTTCGATGGAGACCTTCAGAAAGCTATTGCCCCGCAATCCGTGACGCTTACTCTTACCGATGAGTTAGATGTCAGTCGCGGGGATCTCATCGTATCTTTAGAATCGCCCGCGATCATAACGGAGCGCTTTGTTGCTTCACTCGTCTGGATGGATGAGCAGCCTCTCGATCTCGCGCGCCGCTATCTTCTCAAACACACCAGCAAGACGGTTCAGGCGCAGGTCACTTCAGTGTTACACCGTCTTGATGTAGCGACTCTGCAGCGACAGCCGGTTGCAGCTCTTAGCCTCAACGGTATAGGGCTAGTTGAAATTGCTACGGTACAACCGCTCGCTGTGGATTTGTACTCCATCAACCGCACGACAGGTAGCTTTGCGTTGATCGATCAGGTCACTAATGCAACCGTCGCTGCTGGCATGATCCGCGATACGGTTGACGATGCTGGTGCAGACTCGAAACACCCTGTCTCTGCGGTGGAACGTGCTGCCCGCTGGGGTCACTCCGGGGCGCTCATTCGCCTTGGCGGCCCTAAATCTTTTGTCGAAGCGGTGGAGCGGGCTCTCTTTTTGCGTGGTGCGTTTGTCGTTCGCCCAACGCATGAATCTCACGACGTACTTACGGCGCTAGCTTCGGTTGGAGCTCTCGTGATCCAACACTCCGAGTCTGAGACAAATACGGTCACACTGAACCAAAATCAGGCGATCGGGGCGGCGAACGTCGACGAAGTGCTCCACATACTCGAAGATCACAACGTTCTCAAGGGAGAGATAAAGCGATGA
- a CDS encoding phosphoadenylyl-sulfate reductase: MSYSSIRSLDKAGTLSLNSLADFEPSLATKLIHVRSLLERELAAASGENDACLTCSFQAEDILLLYLARAIRPNIPVLFLDTGYHFAETYAYRDRIASDWKLNLVNLLPVRSVAEQEQEHGLLHQTAPDRCCGLRKVEPLFAAVGGYKVWLTGLRREQARSRAALEEIADFILPSGGAVRKLSPLADWTTREVWESCAHYEIPLLPLYELGYSSIGCEPCTSIPTDPSDPRSGRWAGRKVECGIHIQAAPAR; the protein is encoded by the coding sequence ATGAGCTATTCTTCTATTCGAAGTTTAGATAAAGCTGGAACGCTTTCTCTCAATTCGCTCGCGGATTTCGAGCCTTCACTTGCGACGAAACTCATCCACGTTCGTAGTCTTCTCGAACGTGAACTCGCAGCTGCATCCGGAGAGAACGACGCATGCCTGACCTGCAGCTTTCAAGCTGAGGACATTCTTCTCTTATACCTTGCGCGTGCTATTCGTCCCAATATTCCAGTTCTATTTCTCGATACCGGTTACCACTTCGCTGAAACATACGCTTACCGCGATCGCATCGCCAGTGACTGGAAGTTAAATCTCGTCAATCTGCTGCCCGTCCGCAGTGTGGCCGAACAGGAGCAAGAACATGGCTTGCTTCACCAAACTGCTCCTGATCGTTGTTGTGGATTGCGAAAGGTTGAGCCGCTCTTCGCGGCAGTCGGGGGTTATAAAGTTTGGCTAACGGGGCTGCGCCGTGAACAGGCGCGGAGCCGTGCTGCTCTTGAAGAGATTGCAGATTTCATCCTTCCCTCAGGTGGCGCCGTCCGTAAGCTGAGCCCCCTTGCCGATTGGACTACGCGGGAGGTATGGGAGTCTTGCGCTCACTATGAGATTCCTTTGCTCCCTTTGTATGAGCTTGGATATTCCAGTATTGGGTGTGAGCCTTGCACCTCGATCCCAACTGACCCAAGTGATCCTCGGTCTGGCCGCTGGGCCGGACGCAAAGTCGAGTGTGGCATTCACATTCAAGCTGCACCCGCTCGCTGA
- a CDS encoding sulfite exporter TauE/SafE family protein, with the protein MEYSVGFIIAVFIALTGVGAGTITTPLLILFLGVPAPEAVATGLMFSAAVKLVLVPSQIARGQVAWRVLGFMLLGGLPGVLIGSLVLRHLDIHGPQLLLNGLLGGVLVFTALWQIAFSFRPARADIPRPDRSRWLPFLMFPVGAEVGFSSAGAGALGSAALLSLTALTPVQVVGTDIVFGFLLSLIGSGAHGFFHGTNSGLLRHLIIGGLVGVIVGTSAARWIPKRPLRFALWVWLLIIGSQFIYTNAFAASHR; encoded by the coding sequence ATGGAATATTCGGTTGGATTTATCATCGCCGTCTTCATTGCTCTTACTGGCGTGGGCGCCGGAACTATCACGACGCCGCTGCTTATCCTCTTTCTTGGCGTTCCCGCACCGGAAGCTGTCGCGACGGGTCTCATGTTCTCTGCCGCGGTAAAACTTGTGCTGGTTCCTTCGCAGATCGCTCGCGGCCAGGTGGCATGGCGAGTTCTCGGCTTCATGCTGCTTGGAGGACTGCCCGGAGTTCTTATCGGTTCGCTTGTTTTGCGCCATCTTGACATTCATGGGCCACAACTCCTACTCAATGGTTTGCTCGGCGGGGTGTTGGTCTTTACTGCTCTCTGGCAGATAGCTTTCTCTTTTCGTCCTGCACGTGCCGATATTCCACGTCCCGATCGTAGTCGCTGGCTTCCGTTTCTAATGTTTCCTGTTGGTGCTGAAGTCGGTTTTTCCTCAGCCGGGGCCGGAGCGTTGGGTAGCGCTGCTCTTCTTAGCCTTACGGCACTTACACCGGTTCAGGTTGTAGGAACGGATATCGTCTTCGGCTTTCTGCTGTCGCTTATTGGCAGCGGAGCCCATGGGTTCTTCCATGGCACCAATTCGGGCCTTTTGCGGCATTTGATTATTGGCGGACTTGTCGGCGTTATCGTGGGTACCAGTGCTGCGCGATGGATACCAAAGCGCCCTTTACGCTTTGCGCTTTGGGTCTGGCTTTTGATCATTGGCTCGCAGTTTATTTACACCAATGCGTTTGCCGCGTCGCACCGGTAG
- a CDS encoding YceI family protein produces MKTRYLAIVPFLAAALLVPISQAQVPVFQITPAQSSVKFSVKASVALEGNFDKWDASLIFTSTDVASGVLDIKIQAASVDTGSGMKNDKLKSDDFFDVKKNPLITFKSTKIVQTGPTTFDVPGTFTIRGVSKPETLTFTVSGVGTGSGEIKGTMAFDRKDYGMNSGIPFIKIADRVEVNVDIFAKRVSGPPVTLKKY; encoded by the coding sequence ATGAAGACGAGATATCTAGCAATCGTGCCTTTTCTTGCCGCTGCCTTACTTGTGCCAATAAGTCAGGCACAAGTTCCAGTCTTTCAGATTACGCCAGCACAGAGTTCAGTCAAATTCTCTGTGAAGGCTTCGGTCGCCTTGGAGGGCAACTTCGACAAGTGGGATGCGTCTTTGATTTTTACGTCCACGGATGTGGCCTCGGGAGTGCTCGACATCAAGATTCAAGCGGCATCTGTGGATACCGGAAGCGGTATGAAGAACGACAAGTTGAAAAGCGACGACTTCTTCGACGTTAAAAAGAATCCGTTGATCACGTTCAAATCAACGAAGATCGTCCAGACGGGCCCGACCACGTTTGACGTACCAGGGACGTTTACCATCCGCGGAGTCTCTAAACCTGAAACGCTGACTTTTACGGTGAGCGGAGTGGGAACAGGATCGGGCGAGATTAAGGGCACGATGGCATTCGACCGCAAGGACTATGGAATGAATAGCGGCATTCCTTTTATTAAGATTGCCGACCGAGTTGAAGTGAACGTTGACATCTTTGCGAAGCGTGTCAGTGGCCCCCCGGTGACTCTGAAGAAATATTGA
- a CDS encoding formylglycine-generating enzyme family protein, translating to MSRPFESTKITNPKTYSLMTWALGALFILTLIIITFLKSPQARTASAASAPTPVSPAALPPNELSRMNTSTGSMFAPTIPNKAMPQGKSQPGMAWIPGGEFSMGAQDPPDMEHDHVGMKATEDSRPVHRVYVDGFWMDKTDVTNAEFAKFVAATHYVTEAEKTPKAEDFPGAPPENLVAGAVVFSPPDQAVPLNDQYQWWSYVKGANWRHPNGPDSDIKGKENYPVVDVSYDDALAYAKWAGKRLPTEAEWEFAARGGLTGKPFVWGDAFRPDGKYMANTFQGHFPNKNTSDDGFSATSPVTKFPANGYGLYDMAGNVWQWTSDWYRPDYYRRLAVSGNVTRNPTGPDDSFDPAERGIAKRVMRGGSYLCTDQYCSRYMVGTRGKGEASTGTNHLGFRCVKPMPHA from the coding sequence ATGTCGAGACCTTTTGAATCTACGAAGATAACTAACCCCAAAACATACAGCCTTATGACATGGGCGCTCGGCGCCTTATTCATCCTGACGCTAATCATTATCACCTTCCTCAAATCTCCCCAGGCTCGAACTGCTTCTGCTGCATCCGCTCCAACTCCAGTAAGCCCGGCCGCGCTGCCCCCTAACGAACTATCTCGAATGAATACCTCTACCGGTTCCATGTTCGCACCAACCATTCCCAATAAAGCTATGCCGCAGGGCAAATCTCAACCAGGCATGGCATGGATACCCGGAGGTGAATTTTCAATGGGTGCGCAGGATCCTCCCGACATGGAGCACGACCACGTTGGCATGAAAGCAACCGAAGACTCCCGTCCCGTTCACCGTGTCTACGTCGACGGTTTCTGGATGGACAAGACCGATGTCACCAATGCTGAGTTTGCGAAGTTTGTCGCTGCGACACACTACGTTACCGAAGCCGAAAAGACACCGAAAGCAGAAGACTTTCCAGGAGCGCCACCTGAAAACCTCGTAGCCGGAGCCGTCGTCTTCTCCCCACCCGATCAAGCCGTTCCGCTCAATGACCAGTATCAATGGTGGAGCTACGTCAAGGGCGCAAACTGGCGACATCCCAACGGCCCCGACAGTGACATCAAGGGCAAAGAAAATTATCCGGTCGTCGACGTCTCCTATGACGACGCTCTTGCATACGCAAAATGGGCGGGCAAACGTCTTCCTACGGAAGCGGAGTGGGAGTTCGCCGCCCGTGGTGGCTTAACCGGCAAGCCTTTCGTCTGGGGCGACGCCTTCCGCCCCGACGGCAAGTACATGGCAAACACCTTTCAAGGCCACTTCCCCAACAAGAACACCAGCGACGATGGCTTCAGCGCCACGTCGCCCGTTACTAAATTTCCTGCCAATGGCTACGGCCTCTATGACATGGCTGGCAACGTCTGGCAGTGGACATCCGACTGGTACCGCCCCGACTACTATCGGCGCCTCGCTGTCTCAGGCAATGTCACCCGCAACCCAACAGGTCCCGACGACTCTTTCGATCCTGCAGAGCGCGGTATCGCCAAGAGAGTGATGCGTGGTGGATCCTATCTCTGCACTGATCAGTACTGTTCCCGCTATATGGTGGGAACTCGAGGCAAAGGCGAGGCTTCAACCGGTACCAATCACCTTGGTTTCCGCTGCGTGAAGCCAATGCCTCATGCGTAA
- a CDS encoding sugar phosphate isomerase/epimerase family protein, with amino-acid sequence MKNTFTRRNFVQSGALFAAASAASSSLPMLAQQPSSATGAPSPIQLGLASYTFRNFSREQMIGFMKQLSVTDLNVKDTKDHLPMDPAEEAKALADYAAAGIKLHAAGTIYFAKDEDADIRSKFEYCKRAGISVIVAGDPTPETLPRVEKFVKEYDFRIAIHNHGPEDKLWHSPLDILKAVKNMDPRIGCCIDVGHTVRAGTDVVQAIHEVGPRLFDVHMKDLTNFQSKESQVAVGDGIMPVREIFEALIKTKYKGFVDLEYEVHGDDPMPGVISSFAYMRGVLAGMGYRSHG; translated from the coding sequence ATGAAAAACACTTTCACCCGTCGCAACTTCGTTCAATCCGGCGCACTCTTTGCGGCAGCGAGTGCCGCATCAAGCAGTCTTCCCATGCTGGCGCAGCAGCCATCGTCGGCAACAGGTGCTCCATCTCCCATTCAACTGGGCTTGGCCAGCTACACGTTCCGCAACTTCAGTCGCGAGCAGATGATTGGTTTCATGAAGCAACTTAGCGTAACCGACCTCAATGTGAAGGACACCAAGGATCATCTTCCAATGGACCCAGCTGAAGAGGCCAAAGCGCTCGCGGACTACGCAGCTGCGGGAATTAAACTCCACGCCGCCGGAACCATCTACTTCGCGAAAGACGAAGATGCTGATATCCGCAGTAAGTTTGAATATTGCAAACGTGCAGGCATCTCAGTCATTGTTGCGGGTGACCCGACTCCCGAAACGCTTCCGCGCGTCGAGAAATTCGTGAAAGAGTATGACTTCCGCATCGCCATCCACAACCACGGACCCGAGGATAAACTGTGGCACTCTCCCCTCGACATTCTAAAGGCTGTGAAGAACATGGATCCGCGCATCGGATGCTGCATCGACGTAGGTCACACTGTGCGTGCCGGTACAGATGTAGTTCAAGCCATACATGAAGTGGGTCCGCGTCTATTCGATGTACACATGAAGGACCTGACGAACTTCCAAAGTAAGGAAAGTCAGGTTGCTGTTGGAGACGGCATCATGCCGGTAAGAGAAATCTTCGAAGCCCTGATAAAAACCAAATACAAAGGATTTGTCGACTTGGAGTACGAGGTCCATGGCGACGATCCAATGCCCGGGGTTATCAGTAGCTTCGCTTACATGCGCGGTGTCTTAGCAGGCATGGGGTATCGAAGCCACGGCTGA
- a CDS encoding Gfo/Idh/MocA family protein — MITRREFIDTLAVGAASLAVGSTAKSYAQILGSNDRVNFAVIGLNSRAYAHLSALKANKDSARITYVCDVESNILKKFADNVQKEMGYTAVTEKDFRHVLQQKDVDAITIATPDHWHTPMAIAGLQAGKHVYVEKPCSHNPAEGALLVEAQRKYQKLVQMGTQQRSSPHTIEIVDKIHNGLIGRAYFAKAWYSNVRKSMGTGKEAPVPPQLDWDLWQGPAPRKPYMDNVQPYNWHWLRIYGTGETLNNGTHEIDVCRWALGVDFPNRITSSGGRYQFKDDWQFYDTLVTSFDYDDKMITWEGKSCQGMKYYNRDRGSTIMGTTGTVLVDRDGYEIYDLKGNKTSEFKTGKETSSSDLTGRDSMTDLHFANFIAGIRKGEKLNAPISIGNVAVTMLQLSNVAWEVNRELQLDPKDGKVQHDADAMKLWGREYEKGWAPHL; from the coding sequence ATGATTACCAGACGTGAATTCATTGACACACTTGCCGTCGGAGCCGCAAGCCTTGCCGTTGGATCAACCGCAAAGAGTTACGCTCAAATACTTGGCTCCAACGATCGCGTAAACTTCGCGGTGATCGGCCTCAACTCCCGCGCCTACGCCCACCTTTCGGCGCTCAAGGCCAACAAAGACTCCGCGCGAATAACCTACGTCTGCGACGTTGAAAGCAACATCCTTAAAAAATTCGCGGACAACGTGCAAAAAGAGATGGGCTACACCGCTGTGACTGAAAAGGACTTTCGCCACGTCCTTCAACAAAAAGACGTTGACGCCATCACGATTGCAACCCCCGATCACTGGCATACGCCAATGGCCATCGCAGGACTCCAGGCGGGCAAGCACGTCTACGTCGAAAAGCCTTGCAGCCATAACCCTGCCGAGGGCGCGCTTCTGGTTGAGGCACAGCGAAAGTATCAAAAATTAGTGCAGATGGGGACCCAGCAACGCTCCTCCCCCCACACGATCGAAATCGTCGACAAGATTCACAACGGTCTCATCGGCAGGGCGTACTTCGCAAAGGCCTGGTACAGCAACGTTAGAAAGTCGATGGGAACCGGAAAGGAAGCACCCGTACCACCACAGCTCGACTGGGATCTGTGGCAGGGGCCGGCTCCGCGCAAACCCTACATGGACAATGTGCAGCCATATAACTGGCACTGGCTAAGGATCTATGGCACCGGCGAGACGCTCAATAACGGCACGCATGAAATCGACGTCTGCCGCTGGGCGCTCGGCGTCGACTTCCCCAACCGGATCACCTCATCGGGCGGCCGCTATCAGTTCAAAGACGATTGGCAGTTCTACGACACGCTCGTCACCAGCTTTGACTACGACGACAAGATGATCACCTGGGAAGGCAAGAGCTGCCAGGGGATGAAGTATTACAACCGCGATCGCGGATCGACCATCATGGGAACCACTGGCACAGTGCTAGTCGATCGTGACGGCTACGAAATCTACGATCTCAAAGGAAACAAAACCAGCGAGTTCAAGACAGGCAAAGAGACCTCATCTTCTGATCTCACCGGCCGAGACTCTATGACCGATCTGCACTTCGCTAACTTCATCGCAGGCATCCGCAAAGGCGAAAAACTCAACGCCCCCATATCGATAGGAAACGTCGCAGTCACGATGCTTCAACTCTCCAATGTTGCGTGGGAAGTGAACCGCGAATTGCAACTCGATCCCAAAGATGGGAAGGTCCAGCATGACGCCGACGCAATGAAGTTGTGGGGCCGCGAATACGAGAAGGGCTGGGCACCGCATCTATAG
- a CDS encoding sugar phosphate isomerase/epimerase family protein, whose protein sequence is MKSVSRRQFVGGAAGVVASLSLPIRAWAASSPFKIAVISDEISQDFDHACSVIAKDFGLHYVELREMWGKNLQASSDAEIAEAQKILAKYDLQVTDIASPLFKVDWPGAPKSQYGSKGDMHGAQEVAYKQQDEVLARSISLAKQFKTDKIRCFDFWRLDDVAPYRAAINEKLRATADIVGQQGLLLVIENEFACNTATGREAAKVLNAIQSPHFALNWDAGNAVMRGELDAFPAGWDALPKNRIHHCHCKNAIKDASGKIVWSPVDKGYVDWTAQFRALKQAGYRDAVSLETHWRGAATPEASTRISWDGMKQALINSGTF, encoded by the coding sequence ATGAAGAGTGTTTCCAGGCGACAGTTTGTAGGAGGCGCGGCTGGAGTAGTTGCCTCCCTCTCTTTGCCTATTCGCGCATGGGCTGCAAGTTCGCCTTTCAAAATTGCTGTAATCTCCGATGAAATCTCTCAAGACTTCGATCACGCCTGCTCCGTCATCGCGAAGGACTTCGGCCTGCACTACGTCGAACTGCGTGAGATGTGGGGCAAAAATCTTCAGGCCTCCTCCGACGCCGAGATTGCTGAAGCTCAGAAGATTCTCGCCAAATACGATCTGCAGGTTACTGACATCGCCAGCCCTCTCTTCAAAGTAGATTGGCCAGGTGCTCCCAAATCACAATACGGTTCAAAGGGAGATATGCACGGAGCCCAAGAGGTGGCCTACAAGCAACAGGACGAAGTCCTGGCCCGCTCCATCTCTCTGGCCAAACAGTTCAAGACCGACAAGATTCGCTGCTTCGACTTCTGGCGCCTCGATGACGTGGCTCCCTACCGCGCAGCCATCAACGAAAAGCTACGCGCCACTGCCGACATCGTCGGTCAACAGGGTCTCCTCCTCGTGATTGAAAACGAATTCGCCTGCAACACTGCGACCGGTCGCGAAGCAGCAAAAGTCCTCAACGCCATTCAGTCCCCTCACTTCGCTCTCAATTGGGACGCAGGAAACGCCGTCATGCGCGGCGAACTTGACGCCTTTCCCGCAGGATGGGATGCTCTCCCAAAAAATCGAATTCATCACTGCCACTGCAAAAACGCGATCAAAGACGCTTCTGGCAAAATCGTGTGGTCGCCCGTTGACAAAGGCTACGTCGACTGGACGGCGCAGTTTCGTGCTCTAAAGCAGGCCGGCTATCGTGACGCCGTCAGCCTCGAAACCCATTGGCGCGGCGCAGCCACACCAGAGGCCTCCACACGCATCAGTTGGGATGGCATGAAGCAGGCCTTAATAAACTCGGGTACCTTCTAG